TGCCCGGCGCACACCGAGCCTCTGGGAAAGACGGACGCAATACATGTACTGCGCAGAATCCCAGGTCGTCCTAAACGAGCAGAATCACGCTGCGAAGATGGCAACCAGATGTCCCGACATCCAACGGCACTGGAGGTCGCGGGATGAAAGTCGTACTTGCCGATCCGTTAGTGAGGAACTCGAACCAAGGGAAGGTCGGATCGTCTGGTCCATCGAAGGACCAGTCTTTGTCCGTATCTTTCTCAAGGCGATCAACGGCGACGATCGACTCGGATTCCACCTCGGTGGACTGGCATCGGCCGTCCGAGCAGGCAACGCTGTGACTCGCGTCTTCGCCGTCCTCTGAGGGAATCGGGCACGGGGCTTCACCCGGCCCGTCGCAGCAGAATTGGTCGCCAAACTGGGTGGTTGCTGTCCCATCAGCACAAACGCAGAGAAACCGCGGGCCGAGGCCAGCTCCCACGGCCAACAAGAAGGTGAGCAGGATCGAGATGGCTTGGCGGTGTTTCATGGATGCGCGGATGCGGGTCAATCAGGCCAGCGACATCTTGACTATTACACCATGCCGTGTAATAGTCAAGCGCGGTTCATCGCTTTTCACAAATCCGAAAGGGTCCCACATGGAGTCTTGCCGCCCAAAACTGCCTCTGGCCGCGCGCCCGCTCATTGGGGCTCTCGAAGCCGAGCGGGTCGGCATCCTCTTCAAAGGCTTGGCTCATCCGACCCGACTCCGTCTGCTTCACGCCCTAATCCGGGTGGACGAACTCAGCGTGGGAGACCTCGCGGATGAGAGCGGGATGTCGGTTCAGGCGGTGTCGAACCAGTTGCAACGACTTGCTGAGATCGGCGTAGTTGGCAAGCGTCGCAATGGGCTTCAGGCAATCTACTGCGTGATCGATCCATGCGTTCCCGTGCTGCTGGAACGCGCTTGGTGCCATGTAGATGAGTACGTCGAAGCAGATTTTACATCCGCCGATCAACGGGACATCCGATGAGCACTTCCGTCTTAAGAGCTTCTCCGACCCCAGACTTCCGGATGACAGGGCGGCTGGACTTGACAAAAGAGACCCCCAAGGAAAATGCGAACAGCGTGGGGGTATGGACTCTCGAATGGCTCATGAAACTGCCGATTACTCCCGGGTAGTTGTGCAACCAAGTCGAGAGGAAATCGCGTCGCGACCAAAGTC
This Phycisphaerales bacterium DNA region includes the following protein-coding sequences:
- a CDS encoding metalloregulator ArsR/SmtB family transcription factor; the protein is MDARMRVNQASDILTITPCRVIVKRGSSLFTNPKGSHMESCRPKLPLAARPLIGALEAERVGILFKGLAHPTRLRLLHALIRVDELSVGDLADESGMSVQAVSNQLQRLAEIGVVGKRRNGLQAIYCVIDPCVPVLLERAWCHVDEYVEADFTSADQRDIR